The Salvelinus fontinalis isolate EN_2023a chromosome 24, ASM2944872v1, whole genome shotgun sequence genome has a segment encoding these proteins:
- the LOC129822131 gene encoding gamma-sarcoglycan-like — protein sequence MVREQYVNTTQDSSVPAPVPDSIYKIGIYGWRKRCLYLFVLLLIIILTVNFALTIWIIRVMWFNTEGMGHLKVTSDGVRLEDGESEFLFPLYALEIHSREDSSLLVNSSENVTLNARNEKNDVTGSLSVGPNVAQGNAQNFVISSNTKMLFSADDKEVVVGTDKLRVTGLEGALFEHSVETPLLKAEPFKDLRLESPTRSLSMHAPKGVFVKALAGNIEAASNMDFLLHSSEGLVILDAETVRLPNLPLGQGGVSGNAQGLYEVCVCPSGKLFLSKAGVTSTCSESQECYLKEVEGTFWSHC from the exons ATGGTGAGGGAGCAGTATGTCAACACCACCCAGGACAGCAGTGTCCCTGCCCCGGTCCCTGACTCAATTTATAAGATCGGGATCTACGGTTGGAGGAAGCGCTGCCTCTACTTGTTTGTCCTGCTGCTCATTATCATCCTCACTGTGAACTTTGCCCTTACCATATGGATCATCCGGGTCATGTGGTTTAACACG GAAGGGATGGGACACCTAAAAGTAACATCGGACGGAGTGAGGCTTGAGGACGGCGAGTCAGAGTTCCTCTTTCCTCTCTACGCCCTAGAGATCCACTCCAGAGAG GACTCCTCTCTCTTGGTGAACTCGTCTGAAAACGTCACCCTCAATGCCCGCAATGAAAAGAATGATGTCACAGGAAGTCTCTCTGTAG GTCCAAATGTGGCCCAGGGAAATGCACAGAACTTTGTCATCAGCTCCAACACCAAGATGCTGTTTTCTGCTGATGACAAAGAGGTGGTTGTTGGGACAGACAAGCTCCGTGTCACAG GTCTAGAAGGTGCCCTGTTTGAACACTCTGTAGAGACGCCCCTGCTCAAAGCTGAGCCCTTCAAAGACTTGAG GCTGGAGTCTCCAACCCGCTCTCTCAGCATGCATGCACCAAAGGGAGTCTTTGTCAAAGCACTGGCCGGGAACATCGAGGCTGCATCTAACATGGACTTTCTATTGCACTCCAGTGAAGGACTG gTGATTCTGGATGCCGAGACGGTGCGTCTGCCTAATCTCCCCCTGGGACAAGGAGGTGTGTCTGGAAACGCTCAGGGACTCTACGAAGTGTGTGTTTGTCCCAGCGGAAAGCTGTTCCTGTCCAAGGCCGGGGTCACCTCCACGTGCAGTGAAAGCCAAGAATGCTA tttgaaggaagttgaaggTACTTTCTGGAGCCATTGCTAA